Proteins encoded by one window of Blautia luti:
- the hisF gene encoding imidazole glycerol phosphate synthase subunit HisF, whose amino-acid sequence MFTKRIIPCLDVNNGRVVKGVNFVQLRDAGDPVEIAKAYDAAGADELVFLDITASCEQRDTVVDMVRRVAANVFIPFTVGGGIRTVDDFKKLLREGADKISVNSAAIDRPELISEAADKFGSQCVVVAIDAKRREDGGWNIYKHGGRLDTGIDAIEWAKKVEALGAGEILLTSMDCDGTKAGYDLALTRAIADAVSIPVIASGGAGVLEHFYDALTEGRADAALAASLFHYKELEISQVKDYLADKGISVRK is encoded by the coding sequence ATGTTTACAAAAAGAATTATTCCCTGCCTTGACGTAAATAACGGCCGTGTGGTAAAGGGCGTGAACTTTGTCCAGCTTCGCGATGCCGGTGATCCTGTGGAGATTGCGAAGGCATACGATGCAGCAGGTGCAGACGAGCTGGTATTTCTTGATATCACAGCATCCTGTGAACAGAGAGATACAGTAGTAGATATGGTTAGACGTGTAGCTGCCAATGTATTTATTCCATTTACAGTAGGCGGAGGAATCCGTACAGTAGACGATTTCAAGAAGCTGTTAAGAGAGGGTGCGGATAAGATTTCTGTGAATTCCGCAGCTATCGACAGACCGGAGCTTATCAGCGAAGCAGCTGATAAATTCGGAAGCCAGTGCGTGGTAGTTGCCATTGACGCAAAGAGAAGAGAAGACGGCGGCTGGAATATCTATAAGCATGGCGGAAGACTGGACACGGGAATTGATGCTATAGAATGGGCAAAGAAAGTGGAAGCTCTCGGTGCAGGTGAGATTCTTCTTACCAGTATGGACTGTGACGGTACGAAAGCAGGATATGATCTGGCGCTTACCAGAGCGATCGCAGATGCAGTATCCATTCCGGTGATCGCATCTGGCGGTGCAGGTGTACTGGAGCATTTTTATGATGCACTTACAGAAGGAAGAGCAGATGCTGCGTTAGCTGCGTCTTTGTTCCATTATAAAGAACTGGAGATTTCCCAGGTTAAGGATTATCTGGCAGATAAGGGGATCTCTGTGAGAAAATAG
- the hisH gene encoding imidazole glycerol phosphate synthase subunit HisH, translating into MIAIIDYDAGNIKSVEKALHYLGEETVVSRDPQTLLNADKVILPGVGSFGQAMENLHTYGLVPVIHELVEKKTPFLGICLGLQLLFDSSEETPGVEGLGILKGRIVKIPPAQGLKIPHMGWNSLHLQNNGRLFQGIPEQTYVYFVHSYYLQAEDPEIVKATTEYSTCIHASVEKDNVFACQFHPEKSSKWGLKILENFAAIGKDENNEKEGK; encoded by the coding sequence ATGATAGCAATAATTGACTATGATGCTGGAAATATCAAAAGCGTGGAAAAAGCGCTTCATTATCTTGGAGAGGAAACTGTAGTATCCCGTGATCCGCAGACTCTGTTAAATGCGGACAAAGTAATCCTGCCGGGAGTTGGAAGCTTTGGACAGGCTATGGAGAATCTTCATACATACGGACTGGTACCTGTGATCCATGAACTGGTAGAGAAAAAAACACCATTTCTGGGAATCTGTCTTGGACTTCAGCTTCTCTTTGACAGCAGCGAGGAAACACCGGGAGTAGAGGGGCTTGGAATTCTGAAGGGCAGGATCGTTAAGATCCCGCCTGCACAGGGACTTAAGATTCCTCATATGGGATGGAACTCCTTGCACCTTCAGAATAACGGCAGACTCTTTCAGGGCATTCCGGAACAGACTTATGTGTATTTTGTTCATTCTTATTATCTTCAGGCAGAGGATCCTGAAATCGTAAAAGCGACTACGGAATACAGCACATGTATACATGCTTCTGTAGAGAAAGACAATGTATTTGCATGTCAGTTCCATCCGGAGAAGAGCAGCAAATGGGGTCTGAAGATTCTTGAGAACTTTGCAGCTATCGGAAAAGATGAAAACAATGAAAAGGAGGGGAAATAA